CCATTCTTACAGGGGTGATTCTAATGATGAGCACAGGCAGTGCTGATGACGATGCTTGGCAGCGTCAATGGGAAGCACGACAAAAGGCGCTCGAAGCTGTTTTGGGTGCGGCCGATGACAAGGTGCTGCATTCACCAGTTCCGTTTCATCTCGATGGTGCAGCTGATGTCCTCGTCTTTCGAAAACACAACGAGGGAGTCGTTTACGTCACCGCCGACTTAATTGGCGATGATCGGTCCAAGCCAAACTCACTCGGTCAGTACGAGCTGATGATCTGTACTCCCAAGGACTCGGATTGGGCTCCGCAGCTAATCAGCAACTTGGCCAAGTACACGATTGTCGCGGTCCTCAACCCCAACGACACTATGGACATCGGCCCTGCTTTGCCCAAGCCGAGCGAGGTATCCGCATTTCTTTACTTGCCCTACTCGAAGTTGGAGGTTGAAGGTAAGAAATCTGCCGTAATGCTTTGCTTGGGGATCACATCAGCGGAACTCAAATTCATTCAAAACAACGACGTAG
The sequence above is drawn from the Thalassoglobus sp. JC818 genome and encodes:
- a CDS encoding suppressor of fused domain protein, whose product is MRVEGVIKIMAFAILTGVILMMSTGSADDDAWQRQWEARQKALEAVLGAADDKVLHSPVPFHLDGAADVLVFRKHNEGVVYVTADLIGDDRSKPNSLGQYELMICTPKDSDWAPQLISNLAKYTIVAVLNPNDTMDIGPALPKPSEVSAFLYLPYSKLEVEGKKSAVMLCLGITSAELKFIQNNDVEILVKALKKAGIYPMTDLSRSSVPLP